A genome region from Micromonospora inyonensis includes the following:
- the rplS gene encoding 50S ribosomal protein L19, producing the protein MNILDALDAQSKRTDLPDFRAGDTVKVHARVVEGNRSRVQIFQGVVIRRQGDGLRETFSVRKISFGVGVERTYPINSPAIDRIEIVTRGDVRRAKLYYLRELRGKKAKIKEKREKQPS; encoded by the coding sequence ATGAACATCCTGGACGCCCTTGACGCCCAGTCGAAGCGGACCGACCTCCCCGACTTCCGCGCCGGTGACACCGTCAAGGTGCACGCGCGGGTCGTCGAGGGTAACCGGTCCCGTGTGCAGATCTTCCAGGGCGTGGTCATCCGCCGCCAGGGTGACGGCCTGCGGGAGACCTTCTCCGTCCGTAAGATCAGCTTCGGCGTCGGTGTCGAGCGGACGTACCCGATCAACAGCCCGGCGATCGACCGCATCGAGATCGTGACCCGTGGTGACGTCCGCCGGGCCAAGCTCTACTACCTGCGCGAGCTGCGGGGCAAGAAGGCCAAGATCAAGGAGAAGCGCGAGAAGCAGCCCAGCTGA